CTGCACCTGCTTTTTGCTGGTCAATATCTCCGATATTGCATTGATGGCCCCGATCTAATCCGGATTGACCTCGATACCTCTTTGTGACACTAGGAAACAAAGGAACTTTCCCGAAGTTACgccgaaggcacatttttcgggattcagTTTCATCTCGTATTGCCTTAATATCTCGAAGGCTTCCTTTAGATGGCCAATATGATCATATTTCTTTGTCGACTTTACTTACATGTCAtcgatgtaaacctccatggTCTTACCGAACTATTTTTTGGACATCTTGGTGACTAATCTTTgataggtggcccctgcattcttgagTCCGAACAACATTACCTTATAGCAGTACGTTTctcggtgagtgatgaaagttgtattttcttgatcttcttcagccaTTTGAATTTGGTTATAACCGCCATAGGCGTCCAAAAAGCTCAGCAATTCGTGCACCGTTGTTGCGTCGATGAGCTGGTTGATGTGGGGCAACGAAAAAGAGTCCTTCGGGCATGCTTTCTTCAGATCAGTGAAGTCGACACACATCTTCCATTTCtcgttcttctttttgaccatcaccacattggcgacccattgggggtatttcgaCTCTCTGATGGAACCGTTAGCGAGTAACTTATCAACCTCCTCGATGACAGCCTTATTGATAgtggcattgaactttctcaTCATTTGTCATACTGGCGGGTAAAGTGGATCGACATTTAGCTTGTGTGTGGCGATATCCCTTGGGACGTCTGGCATATCTGAGTGGGAAAAGGCGAACAAATCGGCGTTGTTAGTTAAAAACTCACGATATTTAACTAGTTCCGAGAGGTTGTGCCCAATGTAATCCTTTTTTGTGCTATCGGTATGGTCTAGTTGAATGGGATCGAGATCCTCTACGGTTGCCTTGCAAGCTTCTACAATGTCCGGGTCCTTGATGACCTCTATATGTACGTCGGGTTTGGTTCCCGACATGGCTGATTGTTATGTCTCCGCACTTGCCCTTTTTAGTTGTTTGGTATGTGTACAATCTTGGGCAAttcggtagcattcttgggcggtgCGGGGCTCacctcggatgctgaatatcccccgTGGGGTCGaaaatttgattacttgataaAAACTTGACAGGATGGCctgcatggcgtgtatccatggacgtcctatgatggcgttgtaggtTGTTTCCTGATTCATGACGTGGAATGTCATTTCTAGGGTGACCCTTTCTGCCAAGACGGGTAGCACTATTTCTCCAGATGTTCGCtccactgcattattaaaactcgTTAGAGTTATGCAACGCGatattattttatcctcgagcctcatCTGTCTGAGGACTCATGAGTGAATAATACACGCGTTGTTTCTgtcatccaccattattctttttacatcggtGCGATGTGAAaggttataaccaaagcatcataatGAGGGAATGACAAACCGTcagtatctgacttatcgaagatgatactgtcttcgaaATTGTCATACCATTCGTGGGCAACTGTCCGTTTGAGTTTATGTGTagtggtgaatttcacatggttgattaccgtGTTGTCGCCgccgccaatgatcatttgtatggtacaaGCTGATGatggtggttttggaggtccttgaggttgtCGCACCCACGAGCGAAGTTGGCTCGTCCTCTATCGCTCAGCAACTGTTTCAGGTATCCTTGGTTTAACATCCTTACTACTTCTTTTCGCAACCCTATGCAGTCTTCGGTCTTGTGTCATCTCTCCTAGTGCAATTCACACAGGACGTTTGACCTCTTGGTGCTTGGATCCgacttcatcttttgcggccactgcaccttcgtgcctgtaagcacgtgatttttgcttcacggacaatcgctccaaaagagaacaaaaatagtgactagtgacctcgctgtacaaattttcaatttttcatgacatgtactgctagtcatttgtggctCGTCCCATTTTGCATTTGATCttatcaaaatacaaagtatatctgtcatagtaatcaaactgtaattcggtcgttgaaagaaaattcaaaaaaaatatatatgcatcgttcgttctaggttgtgatttaatttacttaaacattttaatatggtgtgataattgtgttgaagtgttacattgttgtttgttttaatttcatttgttttattatttattttgttatttcattttttgttttaaaattagaaaacaaagaaaagagtgatgaaaattgatttgggcccaagaaatgaaacaaatatAGGCCCAAAATCGGCACAAGGACCCAGTCCAAGTCAGGCCTGCCCAAACACTgattcaaacgacgtcgtatcagcgtcCTTATCAGAActgttgatctgactcaaacaaacggtccCGATCAGGTTGATCACTTCACCTCAACGACGTTGTTTCAGGTAAATtaatctaagccgtccaaccccttgatccaacggacccaggcctttccccctaaacccgtcaaaCTTTGACCCGACCCAGCCTTACCTGGTCTCACCCACTATCAAACCCAAAATgacaccgtcttccctaagtgaatagatcctggccatagatctcatttgatccaacggccaggatctaaacccctagatcgtatataagctttctatcgtaccccacgccccctattcgaacccccctccactcatcgtcttcaccaaacactgaaaccccccaaaccctagcagccgccctgatttccctttcaccagaacccggcggcatgaacgccgatgaccacctcctgaacaccctaggaccacctcactctcctgaatatggatctgttaccccctagcctcgaatcaccttccttcgtctcgaattttcatttgaagattcgagtcgaactctgacttacaccaaacctcaccatcttcataccagacactcccctgacctccctcgtgaccaaaccaggcttggtttggtccgaatctacccacaactcttagaatctcaaatctgagaatccaaaccctagaacacaaggaCTTAAGGAATCCGGCCagtcttaacaggggtttgaggtctaatagaccttaatcaaggtgttctcgtttgagaacaccctgattaaagtttgttcggcctcaaatggtcaaagttgagtcagacttgggtcaattttgtttggacatttttcggTACGTTTTTCTTTACTTTTCGGTTTTATTCGAGTGATAATtaagttgttagcatgctttgttgtgattgtttgttattgtctggtatttttcttaatttcttccatctctgtcaaagaccttttcatttggtcgattgttttctgagTATGTTTTGAACGTATCCGGTGATAAACATGTTCGATTAGGACAATCGttgcataaataattcatatagttTCCCAGTGATTGATCAAAAGTTATCCGAAGCCCTTTGGGCCCCTATACGtatttgtttatatgaacgactgattgttacctgttataattagtatactcgacttgataaacgtcgtcgattaacttcctacgattgaatgttcaaatattctaattcgtaCAACTTCACATAACTGAACAAACATGTGTTGTTAATTGGATGTTTGACGTTATCTGTGAATATTAATTTGTAATtgcatttttaaacaattaaaagaatcaggctaaggcagtcttgaatttggactttcagaagttcaaaatgccccaTTGTTGCAGAGGGTTAGTACAGTCATAATCAGGGTTTAATGAGGGTAGTATGGGGTTCGAAAAGAACAGAAAggcttagtttaagtgagctgacaagtagagtactgaaataggattaaattaatgccaatggggagcaagacataagagcatgggaattaaaatgaatacttaaatgaacccataactcttgaacaaaaggaataagccaggcgtggggaacaaagggctggcatcaagaagatgcttaggcatggggtttaaagggtatgggcagtctgcaactggcagaatccaggcagcttgactgcactagtttgttagcttataaataagctattttcagaacttaaagggggctggacttttagtcttcagaaaagaaaaaaaaacataaagaaatttTCACAATACTTTAGCTGAACATTGTCCAGAAACtgcacaaagaaaccaagttggttaCCCTAACTGGGGTTGttattgttccattaagagaagtctgtgtatcttcagctgtgattgctactacattgagtttttgtgtgctgtggattgagttttaatctccctgattgtcgaaactgtgctggttatttgctgagctttggtggttattgaacttctgtggctatagcacaaaatattctggTTCCTTTCTCGACTGGTTTTGTTTCCCATCCTATTTTCCTGGGATTATTTGTCTGTTGCTCGATCAACGTGTGAACTTCATCTTTGtggctgtttggttgttgttgtgttCTGCTGTATTATCTGTTGTTGTTGTGTTCGTTgcgtaccactcagctgatcattttcttccttcttttgttctctataccaggtacacaactatactaccaatgtaacttgaaaagtttgagcatgaatgtaaaggagaagatctgcagatgtttatATATACGTAGACTATTATGATTAAAcctcatataatgtataatagtttacattcttaTTTGGATACTGGAGATAGTCCTCatgcctaataaatgtcaatatatGGTAGTCGAGTGTTAGGctgtgtatataggttggtgataGAAGGATTTACagtgcagtaggttgtatcttataCTTTGGTTCATTTGTATTTAGCATATCCTTTAATGCACGCCAAGTATGGAGTTACCCCTTGATAGTTGAATTCATTTCCCTTCAACAAGCTGCCTCATTATAACTGGTAAATCATTGCCTTTAGAATAAATAATACAAGCCTGCatttctcaacctcacgaaggttggGCCCAAGTCGAACGAACCCAGCAGGTGTCCGTCGGAAAAGCAGTGGCCCAGGACCCTGCCGATTCTGTGTGggttgggtttgggcccataaaaTTCGGGATGCGACCTGTGTATGTGGCCGGGATTCTGATCATATAAAAGCATTTTGAAGCCTGCTATAAATAGCccgcaagcatgtaattaactaggactatctctgttttcaactagaagagacaaacgcgacaagaaatgtagttgctataggatatccttttaaaataaagatgagacgagcctcgaaaaaatgcacaagctgtggggccctctaaatgtatgtattaaaataattagactttgggacatgccgtttagcgaatttttacGGCCTTCcacaaaataacaacacgctagctGCTTTAGGctcgcctttaataatttattctccctaactcgggtgcacatttatgtgacccaaatccaaatctcagcggagttgaaatgtgtctctaagtcgtgggtacattgattgtaacgtggttcgagatgcatgtccacgacgttgcaaattcttttaaaaataagaatgagatgagcctcgccgaataaaaatacaaattgcggggccctcagtaaatacttgtttaaaattacttagaattcaggagggtcgtttagcgaatttcacggctttcccaaaaataataacacgatagtctctttaggcgcgtgtttaatattttacttccttaagcctgggtgtgcatttcatgcgacccgaatccaaatcccaaaacatcaaataaaacgcgttccggattgtgggtgcatttcatgtgacgcagtccaaagacgcgttttaagcgatgttcacatttcttttaaaaaaacaatgataataaagtggttaaaagataaatttgcacataagttcatacttgtataaaatcaaataatcaagccgaatataacagttgagcgaccgtgctagaaccacggaacttgggaatgcctaacaccttctcccgggttaacagaattccttatccggattccTGGTATGCatactgtaatatggagtcattcttttcctcgattcgggattaaaattggtgacttgggacaccctaaatctcccaagtggcgactctgaaataaataaacaaatcctgtttcgattgtccttaaattggaaaaaactcccttgcgccctcgcgtgtgcgagaaaaggaggtgtgacagtgccGAGCTTTTCCAGTGCATACACTATTTCTAAAagggaaacacaaaaattatgagcagatagcaatggaggcatacctctttcatttcggAGGGGTACGGTGTGTCGAGGCACGACATCTGCATGTCGTGGAGGAGGCAGATTGGATGCTCGGATATAAGGCTGGTGCCTTTCTCGATTGAAGCGTGGCAATTGATCCCTTCGCCCGTCGTTGAGACGGGGTCTCCTTGTCTCGGGCTGGACTGATGTTAATCACTGAAGCGGGCCGTTCAGGTCATCCTCATCTGCCCTCACTTCGGCGCAATAGGCATTGTGGATCTCTTCCCACATGGTaggggtacttcatgagtctactgaGTAGCTTTTTGGTTGCTTTTGACTCGTTTCTGTTTAGCCCATTTTGAAAGGGAGCTACTACCATCCCTTCTGACACATTCGGTAGGCTCATCCTTACCCTGTTGAATCGAGCTAGGAAATCCCGAAGTCCCTCGCCCGTCATTTGTCTAACGGCGAAGATGTCATTGACCTTAGCCTCGGCCTTTTTCGCTCCCGCGTGAGCGGTGACGAACTTATCGCCATCTCTTCGAACGTTGATATCGATCGTGTTGGTACTTGGGAATACCATGTCAATGCTCCCCCCTGTCAGAGTTTCACCGAATTTTTTCAGCAGCACAAATGGTACCTGTTCTTTTGATAGATCGTTAACTTTTACTACGGTGACGTAATGGATTAAGTGATCCTCCGGGTCCGTggtgccatcatatattttcaaatatggctgcattttgaaggtctttggaataAAATGGGGAGCTGCCCCTTCGTTGTATGGTTGTTCGACGAATCAGCCCATATCGTGTTTTGGTAACAACTTCGGAGCACTTGGTATTTTATCAACCCTCTCATGATGCTCCTTCATCTGGTCGCGGAGTGTTTTGTTCTCGTTTTCCATCTCTTCTATTTTCTTTAAGATGGTCGTAAGTGTATCATTGCTTGTATCAGCAACAGTATGAGTGTTACTTGTTCGCGTAGTGCCTGGCTCATCGGCGATAGCTGCGGTTTCTGCGGGTAATGTGCCTCCGATATCTCCCTGAACGGATTTCTCGATCATGCTGCTCAAGGTGTTTATTAGCCATTCTTCTAATAGCTTTTTCAATGCCGGTGGTGCTTCTCCAGCTACGGATGTTGAGGTTTCCCTCTCGCGCGAGACCGTTAGACCTTCGTGCGGAGGAGGTGAGATTTCTCCTTCAGGTGTAGCATTTGGTGTTGCGTTTTCGTTGTCTTCCCCACTGGTATTGTTGAGGGAATTCAGGAGGTTGTTCGTGACACCTACTATTGCCTTTAGCTTTGCTTCTCCTTTTCCTGTCATTGTTGGTCTTTGTGGAGCTAAAGAGAGGTGGTTATTTCTTTCAAGAATCTAGATGAAAACTACGATTTCAGCTATAGAAATCACCACAGCGGCACAGccgacgccaaattgtttgactcaaaagatattgaaactgttttggacaaatcaatcaaagatgaaggagtaaatcttagctaagtgTAATAATCTCTAGAAAGAATGATAGATAAAGAGAAGACCGATCATGAGAGGTCCTTTACGATCTTATTTCAATAAAAACCTTTTAGAAACCTTCTCATTCGTAAGTAGTAATTTTCGCCGAAATCAGAATCTCTCTTTCACAAGGTTATTCCTGTATATATACAAAGAGCAAGACTCTTCTAAGCAGTAAAAGACAAATTATAAGGAATATTCAAAGGAATATTTCTAATGTCCCCTAACGGGCTTACACTATTACAAGGGTCGTACAGTCTCTCATTTGCCTTAAGATCATCTCCCTTAGAACATCAATTCAAGGAGACCCTGTTATTCATCGTATTCGTCGTTGGTCGTGatcggtcaaatttggacccatacagtacCTACTCTTGCTCTCTACGTAATATATCCCTAGTCTAGATCTCTCTGTCACATAAATTGTCTAAAAGTACTTTTGTATCGCACTCCCTCCCTTCGTTCAATTTATGTgtctttttatctttcttttttctttttcaagtaATACATTTTACTAATAtctttaataaaattatcatctttctatatttaataaaaaaattattccaAGTTCACATTTTACTCTTAGTGATATTTTCTTACACAAATCACATGGAAGGTTTAATACTGCAAAATTTAAATGGTTCATTTAATATGTTATACACACCTTTAATGTAAGATAATAAGATTCTAAAATCATTTACTATATATATTACTTTTGATCAGTCAAACAAAGACATGAAACGAAGGGACTAATAAATAAAATTCCTAGAAAGGACAGGTAGAAAGATTGATAAAATGATCGATCTACACCTTTTTCATTCTCTCTcgaaatatcaacaaaaaaatTCCAAAGAGTGAAAAGGAACACAAGTAGatatatattttcagaaaccaaaaagaaaaattaaaaggtaaCTACTAGTCAAATTAGCCAACTTGGACGCTATTACGATCTTTGGGATTGGCAAATCCAATACGAGGAGCGCAAAGCTGAAAAGACGAAAGTGCTTTGTCGAAATGCTTTGCCTTAGTCCCTAAATACTCACTCCACGTCACTGACCTATATAATGGAGGGTGCCCTTGATCTACCAATTTAGAAAGCGGTGAAATTTTCACCCCCGACGGTGGTCCATATAAATAGGCCACCGATAAACGGTGTCGGGTTCGGTTCACTACCGCCCGATGTAGAACACTCGGGTATAACCCGTTTGACAGTATGTGTAACAAGTCACCTACGTTGATAACTAATGCACCCGAAAGCGGAGGAACCGTGACCCAACCATTTCCTTCTTTAAACACTTGTAAACCACTTGTGTTGTTTTGGTGAAGGATGGTTAATATGGTAGAATCCGTATGTGCAGCAAGACCCATGGCCCGATCCGGATCCGGACATGCCGGGTAAGAATTTAGTTGTAGGGCCGAGCATCCTCCTCTTGGGCCGACAACAGCCCATTTCATATCGTCCTTACTTATTCCAAGTGACCCAAGCATCAGCCACATCAGTCTTCCGGCTAGTTTTTCCATCTCCTTTTCGTATTCTTCGATTACGTcactgaaaattcaaaaaagaaaaaagataagtACTATATATTGTAAATGACATAAAAAGTTGTAAGCAGTACTACTATGGACATAGAACTaggaaacaacaaaagaaa
This sequence is a window from Nicotiana sylvestris chromosome 3, ASM39365v2, whole genome shotgun sequence. Protein-coding genes within it:
- the LOC104236571 gene encoding gibberellin 3-beta-dioxygenase 1-like — protein: MPSRISDDVHQKQLDLYTIKELPESHAWRSSLDHDYQCNDSLESIPVIDLNDEKFAIENIGHACKTWGAFQIINHNISQRLLDNMEEAGKRLFSLPMQQKLKAARSADGIAGYGVARISSFFSKLMWSEGFTIVGSPFDHARQLWPHDYKKFCDVIEEYEKEMEKLAGRLMWLMLGSLGISKDDMKWAVVGPRGGCSALQLNSYPACPDPDRAMGLAAHTDSTILTILHQNNTSGLQVFKEGNGWVTVPPLSGALVINVGDLLHILSNGLYPSVLHRAVVNRTRHRLSVAYLYGPPSGVKISPLSKLVDQGHPPLYRSVTWSEYLGTKAKHFDKALSSFQLCAPRIGFANPKDRNSVQVG